DNA from Branchiostoma floridae strain S238N-H82 chromosome 15, Bfl_VNyyK, whole genome shotgun sequence:
tggcattctatatatggcattagctatctgttttctgatacttttttttcaatctacggaatatttgtgctcattttacaactgatgtcatccatataatcaaatcaacgtggccttacatACTAAGTATATAGTGTCACATATTGAGGATAgatcaaatgtttgtttttacagattgTACGATCGATTTTTAACGTTCAACAACGTTCAATGACGATACACAAAGTTGATCATCTCTGATGTGCGTAAGGTGTTACATTTTGCTAAATCTACAATTCTAAAAGGAATAGTTGTTATCAAGGTCGGAACACTTTAGATTTCGATGTTTTTAAATAAGGCTTAACCAAATGTGGTTCGCCACAAGTGCTTGATTGTACgatttttctctctcatttTCTCAGACCATCAGCGATCACCGTCACCCATATGCTGTGTCTAAAAAGCCAGGAAACGTGGCAAAGAACCGGTACAAGAACATCGTATCCTGTAAGTATTCTTCTCAAAACAAAGCTCATCGTCTTGCCTGCTCCCCAATCCATTGCCACTCTGATAACTTGTTTTTCTGATAATATCGAATTTCTATAAGAAAATGTGNNNNNNNNNNNNNNNNNNNNNNNNNNNNNNNNNNNNNNNNNNNNNNNNNNNNNNNNNNNNNNNNNNNNNNNNNNNNNNNNNNNNNNNNNNNNNNNNNNNNTGTATAGGGTATTTTTTGTACCTCGTTTTTGAGTTTCCTTTTTTCACTTTATCTATATTGTTGTTGCAGACGACCACTCTCGTGTTGTTTTTCAGGACCAACCCACCCGGCCCAACTCAGACTACATCAACGCCAGCTACATAGATGTAAGTTCGACAACAGTCACTGTGTTGCTTGTCTGGACATTTATGTACTGTTAACTCGGTGATTTTACTTCCATAACCCATGTTTTTAGAAACTGTTCCAGGCTCAAACTTTCAGTTTTCTATAAGCACTTTCTTAAGTTCAAATGAGAATACGATTTTTATCTTTTAACggtataatgttacattttccTTTTACCATGTTCTCCGTGAAGGGAGAAGGTACTCGCAGCCAACAAAGACACGGGGATGGAGTTAGCAGTTGATAACTCAATGTCGTTCCCTTGTCTCCACCACCAGGGTTACGACAAAGTGAAGGCGTTTATCGCGTGCCAGGGCCCGAAGCAGGACACCAGCCGGGACATGTGGCGGATGGTCTGGCAGGAGAGGAGCGCCTGCGTCGTCATGGTAACCAACCTCGTGGAGAATGGAAGGGTAAGCTAACTAAACAACTAGATGTTGCTTTCATCCCCCTTTCTTCATCCTCTCTTTCCCTCCCTCTCTCGtttcctccctctctctctctctctccctctctctgtctccaaGAAGGAAAAGAGGAAAGAAATTCTTAATGCCAATGTTACCAGCTGTTTAAGTTGGTGTATTGCATACTGATTTTAACGCGTTCTTTGTTAGGTCTTTGAGGCAAATAGGTTTTGATTTTGAGTAAGTGTAAAGGATCGAGGAGGGCGTACACGGTACATGAGCAGAagtatgaattgatatgtaaagtaGGTGAAGACAAATTTTAGACGTTTTTGATAGTTTGTCTACATATTTGATGTTACACCTGTTCACGCCATGCAGGCGAAGTGTGAGCGGTACTGGCCAGAAGAGAACAATGAGTACGAGAACAACGTGCAGACGTACGGGGACATCACGGTCACGGCGGAGAAGGTCAGCAGCATGGCGGACTACGCGCTCAGGCTGCTGCAAGTACAGAAGGTATAAGGCGTTCAGAGTGCATTATGTCGAAACTTTGTCTTTCGtttttatttctgtatctgtatctgtatctatatagccggtataaccgcccttcggcgtaacacaccagcttcgcaggcacgcggcgcggcagcagctggttatattacactgaacgactcatcacacctaacttttgcacatctatatgcaagtgttctctgaaactatccagagaagacgcccctactgtgcttggtgataacatattccactctacaatagttctggggaaataggaatttttgaacacatcaatcctaggttggtaactctggtacttgaaagcatgactgtttctagttcgtttttgagctggtgttagatacttatcagtcggtacgtccaccagtttattggtcattttgtacatcatacaaagtctggacattttcctcctgtcttcaagtgatgtccactgcagatctgttttcattttggtaacatttGCTACCAGCAATATGGTAGCAAaacatgactgttttatttACTTTTCAAAGCGGATTTGTTCAATACAAGACCATTGATGGTGGAAATTGATTGatggttaaaaaaaaattgcaagatgATAggtatgaaaattgtttttttaagcTTGAATATACAGGAGAGAACAGTTGTCATAGTATATAAGAGTCCATAGTTTGGCAACGAAAGAAGCTGTTGCTGAATATGGACTTTGAGACCGAATATCTGGCTAGCTATCAAACTTGTCTTTAGTTATTTGAGGCGTAAATTGTTTGCAACTGTGTTGTTGCAATTATTTGATCTTCGTGTGTGTGGAAAGGGAAAAAAGATGTAAATGTCAAAACGTTCGAAATTGCAAAAGGTTGTTGACAGTTGTACATTCATTTCTAGGCTGGCGTGGATGAGGTACGAGAGGTGCTACACTTTCAGTACACGAGCTGGCCTGACTACGGGGTACCCAAACATCCTACATCAACCATCAACTTCGTCAAGAGGGTCAAGGCGTCCATTCCTCGCGGGGCTGGGCCAACTATTGTACACTGCAGGTAGGTTCATGGAAAACAGCCTGCCCTTGTCAATGGTTTAAATGCAAAAGCCATGTAATTTCTGGCGGAAATGTTGTACGGAGGTCAGTGTTACTAGCTAGATACATGCATATGGACATATAGATGTTTTGAAACAGGAAATACAGAATGAGAAcacatactactactacatttgcactgtcagtcagtctatacagactatgactctGCCCAAAAGAACTAAATGACAATGAAGACTACAGGACTGAAAACACTTAGAAAGTTCTTAATTTTATGTTTGTAGTGCACCTGTCCGACTGTCGAAATTGGTGGTAAATGTTTTAAGAGTTACATTACTAGCTGTTCTTTTAACTCTGGTTATTCGTTTGCGTCAGATAATGTTGAAAAGTAGAAATAAATCATAGTACGTCTATATTCATTTTCCCCATTCTCCCAACAACAGCGCGGGTGTGGGGAGGTCCGGTACCTTTATCACCatcgccgccatgttggatatgATTGAGGAAGAGGGCGCCATCAACGTGCACGACTTCGTAGATGCCATGCGCGAGAACAGGATGACCATGGTCCAGACTCCGGTAGGTGGCGCTTGTCGTGCATAGTGCAACCTACGAAAAATAGCGTGTCACATTGATTAGCTTTACTACTTGTAAATTCTTAAGGTATCAAATTAAGGCTGTTTAATAATACACCAGGCAGTAAATACACAGGTGCTCCGGCAGAAGGGATTCTTGCCGTTATATTCTGTACGATGCACCCCTCCATACAGCAAAAGACAAGAACAGATAAATCAGACATATGATATCAATTTGTACTTGCCTTGCCATTCTACCATGATTATTTGGTTCGCTATAGGGACAAATGATCCATTTACAATTTGTTCTTGGTCTAGAAAGGAATATAGCTGagtaatgtttttttgttgttgttttttttgtggacAGATTTTTTATCATTGCTCACATTgtcgttgttgtttttaatacgTTCTTCTCTGTTGTGTAAACAGGAGCAGTACGTGTTTATCTACACGGCGCTGCTGGAGGCCACacgttgtttgtgttgttgttgttgtttacgttCTTCTCTTTTGTAAACAGGAGCAGTACGTGTTTATCTACACGGCACTACTGGAGGCCACACAGTGCGGCAACACCACCATTCCTACAGACGAGTTCCGCGATAGGTTCAGTACTCTCAGCCGCAAGAACCCCAAATCCGGTTTGAACGCATTCCAAGAGGAGTTCAAGGTAACACATGGATAATTTCAATACAACTTTCCAATAGAAGCCCTTTTTGTCGGTAGATACAGCTGTGTACGAAATGCAATGCAAAATTTTGGTAAAAGTCATGTCATGTACTTCCTAAGTTTTCATTTAAGATGTAGAAAATAGACTggttttatgtcatttttttcttggttgTGTTCCAGATGATACCTTAATTATGAATCATATTTCCAtatcaattttttgttgttccaTTAGAGACTGGCTCGGGTCTGCGCACCCCTGACGCCAGACAAGACCAGGTCGGCCCTGGCACCGATGAACAAGGACAAGAACCGCTTCTCGTCGGTCCTTGCCAGTACGTCAGCTTACATCATGTTTGTACCAGTTATTGCAAATCAACGTAGTGTTTCTTATAACCATACAACCCCCCACTGTATTGGTTTGTAAACTGACTTTCGATATTATCTATGACAGGCAAAGCAAAGGGCTTTATTAAGTATAATTGTGCAACTGCATAGGTCGCATTTCATCTGTAAACGTGTGTTATTTGGTTCTAATGCAACAAGCGATAGCAAACCCCTGGAAATCACAAGTAATAACACTGGAGACAAGCATAGTTATAAtgcacagttacatgtattaataTGGACATATCATCTGCCTGTAGGTGACAGTAACCGCCCCATGCTGACCCCCCGGCCCGGCGATCCACCAGGTACCGACTACATCAACGCAGACTTCCTGGATGTACGTAACCATACACCTTCATAATTACGACACCTCAGGGGCGGATcgtttaggctaacgtcacatttccacaaagagCCCGGAAGTTatttctttggggggggggggggggggtacgacataaaagacatcaaaaacacaaaacgaccgaaaataattcaacagcatgccttgtgcatttTTTGGGcacaaactttaatttttcgtttctgcaaacagTCCGGCTGGGCCGCGTATAGGAAATGTGACTTCAATACTAAGAAGGATCAGAAAAGTTCCCTATTGAAATTTGTGGAGAAACTTAAtcatttcttaatttttttgggATGTGACGTTTGTACAAAAAGTGTTTTGTTGTAACTCAATATGATGTTACTTCTAATGACAGTTTCTTAACAACGTAAACGAAAATGTGTAATAACTATCATAATGCCTCCCTTCCAGGGCTACAAGCGGAAAGACGCGTTCCTAGTCACCCAATCACCGCTGCCCGGCACCGTCACGGACTTCTGGCGTATGCTGAGTGATCACAGATCAGTCTCCGTAATCATGCTGAACCAACTTAACCCGAAAGACAAGGTGagcaaattggaaaaaaaatctctAGATAGTTATCCGTTCCTGTTTGCCATACAGTTTTCATATGAAGTTGTAAATTGAATATTTGCACTCACCTTTTAAGGGcattacatgtaagtacaaatactccatacgagcgatcgcgatgatgtcacggtgacgcagtggtagccggcaaaaagcaggtgtttggcaaacgatttacatattaaccggtaatttgatctgctgatTTGAATGTCAacttttaatccaatctactgacgtcctggtaggcaccaaccgccgaataccccggataaAAACAACagcagcgatcgctcgtattgaaACTACGTACATAACGTGAAGTGAAGATGATGACCCTTTCCGAAATTGTAAAAGGTTTTCTCCACTTTGACATCATATGACAGATCCTATGTAAAGAATTTAGAAGATACTCGTCTGGCAACGCTATTGATATCTATAATTTACTTTATATTTTCCTTTCGTTCAGAGCGTTGTTAAGTACTGGCCAGATGCGGGCTCAAAAACGTTCGGCGCTCTTGAGGTGGAAATGGTGTCGGAGAGGCAAGAAAAGAGCGCCATCGTGCGGCAGTTCAAGTTGTCAACAGACACAAAGGTGGGTCCAGTAGAGCAGGAAAGTAAAGATTTTTTGCgggattgttcaaagcaaggtcattagaccaATTCAATGCAATGAAAGCAAGAAGTTGGAAATTATCGAGTGAACAGTTGTCTTGAAAGCAGATAGCCACGTATGTACGTAGTTAATTGTTCTAATTTGTTTCCCTCTTTTCGTAGTTCGATCACCAGTCGAACATTGTTCACCAGTTCGAGTTCACGGCTTGGCCGAGCGGTCGCTCAACTCCGACCTCTGTGGACGATTTGTTAGAACTGCTTGGATTGGTTGAGAAGTGGCAGCAGCAATCCGGGAACGGACCAATCACAGTGCATTGCATGTAAATATCATTACAGCTCAAGCAAGAAATCAAGCATtttatgatttgattttccGATACTTGGTGTAGAAACTACAAACATCCGATGAgagtttgaaaacttttttttttcaattttgcttCTATGATCTTTCAGCAATGGAGTAGGCCGAAGCGGTGTGTTCTGCACAGCGCATGCGCTGTTAGACAGGCTAAAGACAGAGCAGGTTGTTGACGTGTTCCAAGCTGTGAAGACTCTGAGGAACCACCGACCTAACATGGTGGAGACAGAGGTTAGTgacttgtgtgtatgtgtgtgtgtgtgtgtgtgtgtgtgtgtgtgtgtgtgtgtgtgtgtgtgtgtgtgtatgccccTTTTGTGCTTTTTACGTCAGATATTTCAAAtgctccttttttttatttgaatacatttttacTTACGTTGGTGTGACAGGGGATACATTCAGGAAGCTGTATATTACCCTGGTaaccagccgtattatagctcccgagtctcgtCTATTCTCTCTGCAAATACATAGTATTGAAGAAAGGATAGAAGaatcgggagctataatacggctggatatcaGGCTAGCTATATATAGCTTATCAATGTTTCTATTTCTCCCCAGGAGCATTACCAATTCTGCTACCAGGTGGCGCTTGCGTACTTGGCCTCATTCGACACTTATGCAAACTTCAAGTGAGGTTTTTGTCACCAAGATTTGGGCAGAGCTTCTTCAAAAAACATTCCAGTTAAGTTTGTTCGGAAATGTTGCAAATAGATAGATACAGGCTATTGCATCCAATTGCAATTGTTTGTTATTTCCATTTTGAAGTCAGTTTTCTTACTACTTATTATATTAAATAAGATATAAATCATGTTTGATATATTGTATCCGTAACTCTTTCCATATATAGTGGATACATTTTGAAGATATCGCTTCATTAGCATCTCAGTGTTCATTAGACGTATGGAATGTTTTCAGGAACTAGTTGAGACATGCATGTTGATGTTGAAACATATACATGATCTTCTCATTGATGACGTTTGGGTTGATTAATGAAATCTTCGAAGAAGTTAGTAGGTTTATCTTATTCCATTTCAGCATTATTTTAGATGTTGCAATAGTGTATAACATTACATCAACGTCGTCTACAGgcattttgtatgttgttttattttttttatttatgtgGCATTTATGTGTTTTTCGTCTTATATTAAATGCTTACtctcatattcatatatcaGATTTATCTACTACGGAAGATAAATCGTTTTATACGAGAGTGTATTTTAAGCAAATAGTGCAACATATTGTTTGAATCATAAAGTACTATTTTCGTAATGTTCATTCATGTACTACATATGTACTTATGGAATTATTTACATCATCGATGAGGTTATAGTATATTAAGTATAACAAGCAAGCAAAGCCGAGTCTTATGTTGGGTCGTGTAAGACGATATCAATTCTGAAGTTAGCTGCTAGttattttatttcaacaaaCGCACTACTTTATTATTTGATACTCATAAAGACGTCTATTGTCACTTTATTATTTCATATTCATAAAGAAGGCTTGATGCAAGAATAACTTTTCGTGTcttctttattcatttgttgttgtttttttattatatgCGAGGTGGAATTTCCGCGCGCCGTGTTGAAATATTTTACTTAACAACTTTGTCGGGCACTCATTTTCGCCGTGTTAAATATTCAAACCTCTCATCCAGCATAGCCGGTACCGACTGTCACAGCTCTCGGAACATTCCTTTTCAAACTATAATGGGGGTGTCAAAACCTAATTTACACGTCTTTCATACGACCTCACGTTCTTTCTTTGATGTCCATTGCAGAAACTGCTCTTATGTTTATCAAACCAGGAATACTATTCCATACTTTTGTACTGATTTGATAAAAAGAATATTTGATAAAACTAAGAACATGTCGTCTAGAATGGAACAATCCATCAAGTACATGATAgtgattctcgatggtcttggAGGGTCACTCCTCCTAATGGTTCTGGAGGTAGAGAAAGAGCAAAACAACGTCTAGACGAAGCATTCGTTAGGATCAAACTGGGAAGTGATCCTGTTGACATATATTTCATCCGGTACAAGGTAAGAACTTACGTTCTTGTCGGTTTTGTCACATTTTAAAAACGTACTTCACATGAAGATCGCCCATCGCTGTTTTCAGTAATGCATGCGCGTCACTGGGACCGCTCATTTCGTTTTCCCGCAGTGACTTTATTCAGGATTAAACCTTGTCACTAGTTATAATGAATATGCAGATGATTTGCTACATGGTACGTTCACCAATTCTTCTGAAATGTGTTCATAGCGCAGTCTTGCTTTCCCTGGTGATACTCTGAACCTTAAAACGTATACagatgaaatattttgtgataaaacGATAGGTCTAGTACTTGTTTTTCTGGCAAAGAATTACcacaaaacattatcattcaGCAACAAAAGGACACGGAACATAGATATAGCCACCCATATTCCATATTATGGATTGGCTGAACAATATTAGcaaaatcttattttttttgtatagcCACACATTATTTATGGATTAGGTACACATTACGTACATGTTACAAGTTGCCTTCTCTTTCCCTCCTAGAGTTTAGACCAACCACTATAAGATGTCGACTTTTCTAGTCTTTGATATTTTCGCACCAACGTACGTCTAATAGTTCCGTTGTCATTTTGTTGTTCTCGTCAAGTCTCGTATCGTGTGTTTTGCCATGCGAAGTAACATTCTTGCTATTAATAACTTATACTTCCTTTATTGGAACACGGTTTCAATTACAGAAACAGACCTGGAACAAAATTGGATTTTCGGGGATTCGTCAATTTAGATTCCATATATTTCCACATTTTGCAAGTAAACATTTAATCTGTCATCTGAAAAACCTGAGTCAATGATGTCGTTTGCAGAacaagttttgaaaataaactgttaatagaatttctcttttttttttctttagacgATAAACGGGGAGAAACATGAGCATTCTGTACCAGCTGTTCGTCTGGCTGTGTCTCGTCTACTCACCAGGTGAAGTAGCCATTAAGCTAAAGAATTAGATTTTTCTCAAAATGCATTCCGTCTAAATATACGCTTCTTCTAGTTACATTTATAGTACgattttatttgatttgatttgatttgatttattaggaTTGCAAGACGGTACAATACAAGTGGGTCACAGGCAAAAATAGGCTAGTTATTACAGGCCAAAGATTCATGTGATGTGATCGATCTATGACTTCTGTTTCGGAGAAAATCTAAGCGTTCACACTTAAATTGTTTCGAGAGATTCTGAACCCATACGGCGATTGAAGAAGTTAGTTTTTTTAAACTGTGAGCGGAGTCTAAAgacatgtctacatgtacaacagaacCGTGAATGTTTGAATATCTGGTCTGTTTTAATTGCAGCCTTACTAGTATATTCGTGCGTAAGTACCGAAGCAGGTGCCCCCAATACATCCCAATACAATGTATAGTACGTAGTGATCAGACAATGGGTTAGGCGAGGTCACCGcgaaaaaccgcgaacataaacccaccacgaacatttctgcatttacagtaatcgtCACTTGAATACCTGCATTTTCATGTGATTACTGGTGTCGTGACAGGTCTCTGTTCTCATCGCGGCAAACGGGCTATTACCTCATTCCGGGTGACCCTGCCAGGGTCAGGGCAGGCGGTGAATGAGGTAAACGCGGGAGTTGAGGTCCACATCACCTGTGACGTCACCGGAGACCCCTCACCTGACGTCGACATCTACAAATACAGTGAAGCGGGGCAGAATCTGGGCTCTTTAAGTGCCGTATCCGATGGCAACAACTACCAAGCATTACCCAACTCTGACGTCACACAGCTGGGCATAAAGACCTACCGGTTCACCCCCGTCATGAATGGAACATTCCGCTGTGAGAACCACGGGGATGAGATGACTCTACAGCTGATCGTCAAACGTAAGTACAACTTTGTTATGCCTTTTGTAGGCTAGATTTTTGTCTGATATAGGGTTAGTTGGCATCTAAGGTAAGCTTAAGGTACTAGTATCCTACATTTATCCTCACCATCGGTTGGCTGCGACGAGGGCGACAGTGCGTGTCAACTAGTTCACACTTTGGTTTAACATAACAAATGACGTAGAAATTTCTACGACATGCCGaggttgttgattttttttagattagttttttttactattttttcaccaaaaagatattgtttttagtactgtttgaaataattgCAGACTTGCATTCTTAAGATTTCTCCCATTGATGTGGTCAGTACCTACTTCGTGTAATGTATTCACCATGCAGACCCACCTGTTCCGTTGGACCCGCCCACCACTGCCCAGGAGGAGCAGGGTGACGTCATCGTGTACCGCAGCACGGCGTACCGCGGAGACGGGCCTGTGGTCGCCATGGCCGTGCAGTACCGGCCGTTCGGCGGCGACGTCGACGTCTGGAACACTACGGCGGAAGTGACGGAAGACAGCTACGTCATTTCCGGTCTGCCTGTCGGAAACAGGTACAACTCCTCGACAGACTTGATAGTAAAACATTCCTGTTTTATTTGTTAAAACTTTATCTGACATTATTAATTTCTTAACTTATAATTATTACTGAAACGTTCACCCTTGCTAAAATCAACACTCAAATTCTTGCCTACTTGAAACCAAACGTTTTCATAACTTCTTCATATTGCATTTCAACAGGTATCTTTTACCAGTATTTTCACCATCATgaccaatgtcagatgtttgtttgttttctggcCGTAATTCAATTGCTCAATACTGTTCCTGTTCATCAGACGTTCCcgttttcatgttttcttttatatgtcatgtgtcatgtttttttttccagtagtGCCGTTGATATAAGCCAGTTTGGTTGAGTGTGGCACCACTGTGTACTATATGTcctttttgttgtaataaaaaaacagGTACAAAGTGCGCCTGGTGCTGGTGCGGCCGGGGGAAGGGGGGAGAGGAGCCCCCGGTCCTGACGTCACCGTGAGGATACAGTTCATCGAGGGCGACACCTTCAGTGGTACTTCATTCAATTGTCTTTGTTTTAATCATTATGATACAAGTTTTAATCATTACAATCAACTTTAATTTGAACTTTTTGCCGGGAGAGTTgactttcaagttcaacaccaGTCTTTCTCAGGCTAGGGCAAAATGACTGCACTACTTTCATCACTCCATCTTATGAGCGCAAgaccctactctccaagcagggtttggtggggaagattgtgacATTTTTATCATACGTCCCATTTTCTGTCCGCACTCTGGTGGGGAGTGCGCACAGTCAATGGTGTATATAATAAAAATGTCACAATCTTTTCGACCAACCTCTGCTTATAGAGTACTTGACCCAGTTAGTAGATAAAATGTGTCAGGTAGCTTGTGAcgtcccccgtctctgttcagggacgTCTGTTTGATATTAGTATTCCACAAAAACAAGCCATGGACTTTTCCCCATCAAAGTTTTGAGAACTTTCATTTGATTCAAACTTTCTCCAACTC
Protein-coding regions in this window:
- the LOC118431229 gene encoding receptor-type tyrosine-protein phosphatase U-like isoform X2, whose translation is MSPRVARFGTTTSATNAGSIELNAGTNVTFVCETRGDPLPQAADVTFMFSSRKLALSTEVSTGGTTVHRTLLRNISIADAGQSSCSVMTVAGQDNREVSVIVKVPPTTSVPPPVRPTSPTELTVDIQLSKLDLTGDGEIIAKDIEYKLANESSWKTLTNSEEGEVRIRNLSPNTTYNVRLVLSRPGEGGRGRPGPAATVSTLTSMAAAQSSAGAVAGGVIAALLVLVLLAVVGLFIWRRKGSPSSRLGKGKKTPTTKSRPPEPAEEPPPQVNIYDEIPGPPDPPPRPDLALEDGELLEENPYRVQIDALPDYVHQLGPDGIKKEFSTISDHRHPYAVSKKPGNVAKNRYKNIVSYDHSRVVFQDQPTRPNSDYINASYIDGYDKVKAFIACQGPKQDTSRDMWRMVWQERSACVVMVTNLVENGRAKCERYWPEENNEYENNVQTYGDITVTAEKVSSMADYALRLLQVQKAGVDEVREVLHFQYTSWPDYGVPKHPTSTINFVKRVKASIPRGAGPTIVHCSAGVGRSGTFITIAAMLDMIEEEGAINVHDFVDAMRENRMTMVQTPEQYVFIYTALLEATQCGNTTIPTDEFRDRFSTLSRKNPKSGLNAFQEEFKRLARVCAPLTPDKTRSALAPMNKDKNRFSSVLASDSNRPMLTPRPGDPPGTDYINADFLDGYKRKDAFLVTQSPLPGTVTDFWRMLSDHRSVSVIMLNQLNPKDKSVVKYWPDAGSKTFGALEVEMVSERQEKSAIVRQFKLSTDTKFDHQSNIVHQFEFTAWPSGRSTPTSVDDLLELLGLVEKWQQQSGNGPITVHCINGVGRSGVFCTAHALLDRLKTEQVVDVFQAVKTLRNHRPNMVETEEHYQFCYQVALAYLASFDTYANFK
- the LOC118431229 gene encoding receptor-type tyrosine-protein phosphatase U-like isoform X1 yields the protein MSPRVARFGTTTSATNAGSIELNAGTNVTFVCETRGDPLPQAADVTFMFSSRKLALSTEVSTGGTTVHRTLLRNISIADAGQSSCSVMTVAGQDNREVSVIVKVPPTTSVPPPVRPTSPTELTVDIQLSKLDLTGDGEIIAKDIEYKLANESSWKTLTNSEEGEVRIRNLSPNTTYNVRLVLSRPGEGGRGRPGPAATVSTLTSMAAAAQSSAGAVAGGVIAALLVLVLLAVVGLFIWRRKGSPSSRLGKGKKTPTTKSRPPEPAEEPPPQVNIYDEIPGPPDPPPRPDLALEDGELLEENPYRVQIDALPDYVHQLGPDGIKKEFSTISDHRHPYAVSKKPGNVAKNRYKNIVSYDHSRVVFQDQPTRPNSDYINASYIDGYDKVKAFIACQGPKQDTSRDMWRMVWQERSACVVMVTNLVENGRAKCERYWPEENNEYENNVQTYGDITVTAEKVSSMADYALRLLQVQKAGVDEVREVLHFQYTSWPDYGVPKHPTSTINFVKRVKASIPRGAGPTIVHCSAGVGRSGTFITIAAMLDMIEEEGAINVHDFVDAMRENRMTMVQTPEQYVFIYTALLEATQCGNTTIPTDEFRDRFSTLSRKNPKSGLNAFQEEFKRLARVCAPLTPDKTRSALAPMNKDKNRFSSVLASDSNRPMLTPRPGDPPGTDYINADFLDGYKRKDAFLVTQSPLPGTVTDFWRMLSDHRSVSVIMLNQLNPKDKSVVKYWPDAGSKTFGALEVEMVSERQEKSAIVRQFKLSTDTKFDHQSNIVHQFEFTAWPSGRSTPTSVDDLLELLGLVEKWQQQSGNGPITVHCINGVGRSGVFCTAHALLDRLKTEQVVDVFQAVKTLRNHRPNMVETEEHYQFCYQVALAYLASFDTYANFK
- the LOC118431229 gene encoding receptor-type tyrosine-protein phosphatase U-like isoform X3 is translated as MSPRVARFGTTTSATNAGSIELNAGTNVTFVCETRGDPLPQAADVTFMFSSRKLALSTEVSTGGTTVHRTLLRNISIADAGQSSCSVMTVAGQDNREVSVIVKVPPTTSVPPPVRPTSPTELTVDIQLSKLDLTGDGEIIAKDIEYKLANESSWKTLTNSEEGEVRIRNLSPNTTYNVRLVLSRPGEGGRGRPGPAATVSTLTSMAAAAQSSAGAVAGGVIAALLVLVLLAVVGLFIWRRKGSPSSRLGKGKKTPTTKSRPPDPPPRPDLALEDGELLEENPYRVQIDALPDYVHQLGPDGIKKEFSTISDHRHPYAVSKKPGNVAKNRYKNIVSYDHSRVVFQDQPTRPNSDYINASYIDGYDKVKAFIACQGPKQDTSRDMWRMVWQERSACVVMVTNLVENGRAKCERYWPEENNEYENNVQTYGDITVTAEKVSSMADYALRLLQVQKAGVDEVREVLHFQYTSWPDYGVPKHPTSTINFVKRVKASIPRGAGPTIVHCSAGVGRSGTFITIAAMLDMIEEEGAINVHDFVDAMRENRMTMVQTPEQYVFIYTALLEATQCGNTTIPTDEFRDRFSTLSRKNPKSGLNAFQEEFKRLARVCAPLTPDKTRSALAPMNKDKNRFSSVLASDSNRPMLTPRPGDPPGTDYINADFLDGYKRKDAFLVTQSPLPGTVTDFWRMLSDHRSVSVIMLNQLNPKDKSVVKYWPDAGSKTFGALEVEMVSERQEKSAIVRQFKLSTDTKFDHQSNIVHQFEFTAWPSGRSTPTSVDDLLELLGLVEKWQQQSGNGPITVHCINGVGRSGVFCTAHALLDRLKTEQVVDVFQAVKTLRNHRPNMVETEEHYQFCYQVALAYLASFDTYANFK